GAACTCAGATTTCCCCATGTAATCGCCGTGATCATACTCTTCAAAGTCACCTGTCGATGGAAGCGTATAGCCATTGATCACGGCACCCGGAGCCAGTCGCGGGGCGTCTTGGCGAGTACGGTTTCGGCCATGTCTCCATGATGCGCACTGCCACGGATAGTTCAATCGAGCGGTGGATTTTGACGCCGTCGTGAGGCGGGCGACGTTTCGTCCAAAACGCCAACATTTGAGGTATTTTCGCCACTCTCCCGTGGATGGCTTGCGCATCCACCGGCGCGGTTAATGGCGTGTTATTGCATGGCCGGGGCTACCTGCCCCATGAGGCCGGCGTTTCCGCCCGCGTTGGGCAGGCGTCTCGGCCGCCACCCCTTTCGGCACACCGCCGGAAAGGCCCCGCCATGCTCCTCCGCAAAATCCCCGCCTCCCGCATCAACCCCGCGCCTTACAACCCCCGGAAGGATTTGCAGCCGGGCGACCCCGAATACGAGAAGCTCGCCAAATCGATCGACCAGTTCGGCTGCGTGGAACCCTTGGTCTGGAATAAACGATCGGGCAACCTGGTGGGTGGCCACCAACGCTTCAAGGTGCTCCAGGCGCGCGGCGACACCCACGTCCAAGTCAGCGTGGTCGATCTTCCTCCCGACCAGGAAAAAGCCCTCAACCTGGCTCTCAACAAGATTTCCGGCGACTGGGACCCCCGGAAGTTGGCGGAGCTGCTTGAGGAGCTGACTCAAGTCCCCGAGTTCGACCTCGGTCTGACCGGGTTCGAGGTCACCGAAGCTCAGGACCTGATCGACGAGGTCCTCCGTCCTCTAGACGAGAACCGAGTGGAAGACTTCGATGTCGAGGCGGAGCTGGCGGCGCAGCGCCCGCTGGTGACCAAGCCCGGGGAGATGTTGGAGCTCGGCGACCACCGCCTCCTCTGTGGCGACTGCACGAAGGTGGAAGACGTGCAGAAGGTGATGTCCGGTTACCCCCGGAAAGCGGTGCTCTTCGCCACCGATCCGCCGTACCTGGTGGGCTACGACGGATTGAACCACCCCAGCAAGAGCACGGACAAGAAGAAGCAGAAGAACAAGAACAAAGACTGGTCTGACTCCTACGGCGTTACCTGGGACGACGCGGACGCGAACCCCGAGCTGTACGAGAAGTTCATCGGGGTCGCCATCGCCGAAGCCGTTTTTCCGGGGGCGGCGTGGTACTGCTGGCATGCGAGTCGTCGTCAGGCCATGGTCGAGGCGGCGTGGCAGAAGCACGGGGCGTTTGTTCATCAACAAATCTTGTGGGTGAAGGACCGGCCCATCCTGACGAGGTCGTGGTATCTCTGGCAGCACGAGCCGTGCTTCTTTGGGTGGGTGAAGCCCAACAAGCCACCGCGAACCAGCGATGACTTCCTGCCCACGGTCTGGCAGATTCCCACGGTGGCGGTGGGGGCGAAGACCGAGCATCCCACTTCAAAGCCCGTCGAATTGTTCGCCATCCCGATGCGGCAACACACGAAGCGCCGGGAGGTCTGCTACGAGCCCTTCGCCGGCAGCGGGAGCCAACTCATCGCCGCCGAGTCTCTAGGCCGGCGCTGCTTCGCCATTGAGATCAGCCCGCGCTACTGCGATGTCGTGGTCCGAAGGTGGATCGCCTGGGTGGGCGAAGCCAAGGCGCCCTCGGAATTGCTGAAGCGTTATCGCATCAAGAAGGAGGGCCGATGATGAACCCTTCCAATTCTCAACCCGAAGATGGCACCGAGCCGCCAGGCCTGCTGGAGCTGATCCGCAAGATCCACGCGGGCACGGTGGTCCCACGCACGCTGACCATCGAACAGCGCCGCGCCTGCGTCGAGCATCTGACCGGTGAGGGATACACCGTCGTGGAGATGGCGCAGGTGCTCAAGGTGGACGAGCGAACGATCGCCCGGGACAAGGTGGCGATTCAGCAGGCCAACGCCATCGAGCCGAGCCCCCAGTTGGTGCAACAGATCGTGGGGCGGCTAGCCAGTGAGGCGGAGCTATGCATCAGCCGCATCCGCCGGGTTACCCGCGACAAGGACACCCCGGCGGCGACAAAGGTCGAAGGTGAGCGGGCGTGCTTCCAGATCCTGGGCGCGCTGACACATCACCTGCAGAGCCTGGGCTACATGCCCACCGCGGCGCAGCGGCTCAGCGCCAACGTCTTTGTCGAAACTCCCACCGACGCCGCCATCCTGCAGGCTGAATGGGAGCGCCTCCAAGCCTTGACCCAAGACGTCGCCGGCGCCGGCCTCGACCCCAAGATTGGCCTGGTCTTCCGTCAGCTCCTTCAAGACCCCGCAAACCCAGAACCCCCGGAACCCCCGGCAACCTCGCCTTCCAAGTCTTCGGACTCGACAGAGGCGGATTCTTGCGAGGGCGACCGCGAGCAAGGAAGCAAGCCATGAATCCAACAACATCTCACCGACAATTCTTCGCGCAAAAGCTCCTGTCCACCGTCCGCCGCGATCAGGCGAGGCAATTCCTCGAGGCTTTCGGCCGCATCTACCTCCCGAAGTACTTCCAGCACCCGCCTTCGAGCATGCACAAGGAGATGCTCCAATGGCTGCAAGAGGCAACCCGGGAGCGTGGCCAGCGGATCGCGGTAGCCGCACCCCGTGGCCACGCCAAGAGCACGTTGGTCAGCCTCACCTACGTGCTATGGTCGATCTGCTTCAAGACCGATCCCTTCATCCTGATCATCTCCAGCACCACGGGTCAGGCGGAGGACCTCTTGAGCCATCTAAAGGTGGAGCTCGAGGGCAATGCGCTCCTGCAGGCTGACTTCCCCGAGGCGTGCGAACTGCCCAGCAAGCCCGGAGGCCCCCCTCGCTGGAAACAGGGCGACATCATTACCCGCAGCGGCATCCGCGTGGTCGCCTTGGGGGCCAGCAGCCGGGTCCGCGGCAGGCGGCACCGGTCACACCGGCCGACGCTCATGATCCTCGACGACCTCGAAGGCGACGAGCACACGGACTCTCCCTTCCGCCGCGCCAAACTTCTTCACTGGTTCGAGCGGGCGGTGCTGAAGGCGGGAGAAGCGCAGACCAACGTGGTGGTCGTAGGCACGCTCCTGCACTATGACTCCCTGCTGGCGCGGCTCATCGACCCCCGGAAGTCGCCGCGGTGGAGGGGGAAGAAGTACCAGGCGGTGACGGCGTGGTCGGCGCATCCCCATCTCTGGGAGAAATGGGAATCAATCTTCCACCACCGGGAGGAGCACGAGGGACAGAGCGGTCCAGATGCAGCGGGAGAGTTCTACCGGGAGCACGAAGACGAGATGCTCGAAGGCACCCAAGTGCTTTGGCCCCCGCATGAGAGCTACCTGAAGCTGATGGAGGTTCGCGCCGAGAACCGGCCGGCTTTCGACGCCGAGAAGCAGAACGAGCCGATTGACCCGGCAGACTGCCTGTTCCGGGACGAGGACTTCCACTACTGGGACGACCAGTACGCGGATGCCCAAGAACTGATCACGACGATCCGTGCCAAAGGCAGGGCCCGAATCTACGGTGCCTGCGACCCCAGCCTGGGGAAGGCCGGCCGCCACCGCGACGACACGGCCATCGTCACGCTACTGCGGGACGACAAGACCGGCATCCTGTACGTGGTGGATGCGGAGATCAGGCGGCTGGTACCGCACGAGATCATTGCGACGATCATTCAGTACGAGAGGGCTCGCTCCTTTAACTGCTTTGGTGTGGAGGCGGTGCAGTTCCAGGAGGTGTTAGCCGATCAGCTCTACAACCAGGCGCGGATCGAAGGCGTCTGCCTTCATGTCCAGAAGATCCACCACACCACCGACAAAATCGCTCGGATCCAGAAGCTCCAGCCCCTGGTCAAGATGGGCACGATCCGCTTCAGCCGGCGGCATCGGCTGCTCTTGGATCAGCTAAGGCAGTTCCCCAAGGCGGCGCACGATGACGGGCCGGATGCGCTCGCCATGGCGGTGGACATTAGTGACCGGATCTGGATCGGGCCGCAGCGGGTGGGGGTCTAGGCGTGCCCATTCGCTTACCCAACCCATAATGAAACCTATGCTTCTCAGGCGTGCGCAGGCTAGTTCTCGTTCGATATAACACGAATTTAGCCACGAATCGGCCTTGCTATCCGTCGCGATATCGACCCTATATGTCCAGCTGGATAACTACCCCGCTGGAGCTAACCCGTGCCCCAAGCAGCCGTATCTCCCAAGCGTTTTCAAGAAGGCATTACATCCGCTGGCGACCAACCCCGCTTCGCCGTTGGTTACCTTCGCCGCTCGACTGACCGCCAGGAGCAGTCGATCCCTGACCAGAAGAAATCCATTGAGCAATACGCCGAGCAGCACGGCTTCAAGACTCTGCGCTTTTACACCGACGACGCCATCAGCGGTACCAGCACCGTGGGGCGCCGGGCGTTCCAATCGCTTATGGCCGACGCCAAGAGCCGCACTTGCGACTTCCGCTTCGTGATCGTCTACGACGTCAAACGCTTCGGCCGCATCGACAACGACGAAGCGGGCTTCTACCGCCATACCCTGCGCACCTGCGGGATCGAGGTGAGGTACGTCACCGAGAACTTTACCGGCGACCGCACGGACGACCTCCTTCGCCCGGTCAAACAATGGCAGGCCCGAGAAGAATCCAAGGATCTTTCCAAGGTGACCATCCGCGGCCTGCTCTCCAAGAGCGAAAGCGGCGCCTGGATGGGGGGCGTTCCACCCCTAGGCTATGACCTCCGCTACCAGAGCGAGTCGGGCAACTTCATCACCCACGTCCGCCACATGCCCGATGGCTCAAAGCAGCTCTTTGATGAGCAGTGGAAGCGCCTGCGGTCCTTGGGCAGAGGCGAGAGCCTGGCCGTCTCCCGAAAGGACCGCTGCTTCCTGGTCCCCAGCGAGCAACCCCGCCAAGACGCCGTGCGCGAGATCTTCCGGCTCTACGTGGAAGAGAACCGCGGCTTCAAGGCGGTTGCCGACGCGCTTAACCGTGCCGGCATCCCCAGCCCACGCAGCGCAGCTTGGTCCGAAAGGATGAAAGGTAAGTGGAGCACCACGACGGTGCGTGCAATCTTGGTCAACCCCGTCTACACCGGCGACATGGTCTGGAATCGAAGGACCGACGCCCGGTTCCATCGCATCGTCGAAGGGCAAGCCATCCAGAGAGAAGACGTCTACGCCAATCGCTTGGAGCCCAACGAAGAGAGCGATTGGATCGTGGTGCCCGACTCCCACCCGGCTCTAGTCAACCGACGGATCTGGGAACTGGCCAAAGCAAAACGTGAACAGCAGGAAACCTCCAAGCAGCAGCGGGGGATCAACCCACGCACAGGCGAAAAAGCCGGCAAGCTCGAACCGGGTGGCTCAATGGGTGGCTGGACAGGCCCCAAGGCCAAGTACCTGCTCTCGGGTCTAGTCACCTGCGCCAAGTGCGGGAACCGCTACGAGGGGCACAGCCAGTACCTCAAGGGTTTTGACGAAGAGGGGAAGCGCAAGCGTCACCTGGGCTATGCCTGCGGCGGCTATATCCGACACGGTGCGAACACCTGCCAGATCGGGCGAATCGGCAAAGAACAACTCGAAGACTTGGTTGTGGCGGTGGTGCTCGACTTTTACGGCACCTACACGGGCAAGAACGCGCGCGACAAGATCGCCAAGGTCTTTGCGGGAGAGATGGGAGGAGAGGTCAGAGAAGTAGGCAAGATCCGCCAGCGATACGAGGAACGGCTCCAACAGATCGAACAGACCGTGCGCAACCTGCTGGACAATATCACCAGCGACAATCGAAGAGCAGCGGATCGACGACTGCTCGAATTGGCGGGCGAGCGGTCGGAGATTGAGCAGAAGCTCGATGACCTCAAACATCTCGCACTCAGCACAACTCAAGCCAAAGAGCTGATCGAACACACTGCGCGGTTCATTGCGGGTCTCAAGACTGCACTCATCGAGGCGCCGCTTGATCAGCGCCAAGCTGCCATCCGCCGCTGCGTGGACACCGTGGTGATTGACTATACGGCGGGCAAGGCCAGGCTGGCTCTGCGCTCTCTTCCGACCGTGGCAGGCAGCTCTACCGCGCGAGAGGTTGAGCATATCGAGGCGAATCTGTGCATATCCCCCGCAACTGCAGAACAGGCGAATGACGCACCTAAGCGCAAATAAAATGGCTCCTTACGGAGCCAGTTATCGCATATCGTTCGCGCTGGACAATACCCCCTAGGGGAGTCGAACCCCTGTATGCAGACTGAGAATCTGCTGTCCTGGGCCACTAGACGAAGGGGGCGTTGAGACCACGAATCGTAGCTATTTCACGCTCCTGGTCAACCTTGTATCGCTTCATTACGGCTCAGATCGTCAGACGGGCTTTCAGCGGTTTCCACGAACAGACGAGGTGAAATCCCACTGCGAACTGTCAGGCCAGCCGAATCAGTTGGTCCGGATCAATGGACAGATTCTTCAGCTCCGGCTGGATTTCTTTCCAGAAGCGTTTCGCGTCAGCAGCGTATCCAGCGGTCGGGCTGATGTGCGGAGCATGAGTGAGAAACCACGCTTGAAAGCGTGACATGAGCAACTCTCGCGTGTACTTGCTCACCATGCTCGCTAGTGCTACGGGCATGTGTTGCTGTTCCGAGTCCACTTCAAAGCTGATGGTCATGGCGCGTGATGTTTTTATCGCATTGCTGTCTATTGTTTCATGGATTGATTTCTTGGGCTGTGTCGCGCGCGGAGCTTTGGCTTCCAGCCGGTAGCTGCTGATCGCAGGAGTCTCGTTGAGGATGGTCAGGCTCGCTTCGGGAAAGGTCATCGACAAAAGCTCGCGGTAATGCATTCGTCCTGATTGTCGATCTACCACTACCCTCGGGTGGCACTCCCCGAAGCGATCCCAGATCGAGCGGAGGTGGCTGGCTACAAAGGTGAAACTCACCGCAGCTTTCGATCGTGTCGCTGAAACCATTTGATTGAAGCGATCCTCAAAGGTGACTGCGGCACCCAGATCCAGAACATTCACTCCCGCTTTCCGGATAGAGCCTGAAAGCAGACTGCGCGCGACTGCTATTTCACCTTCGGAGCATGTGCGGGGTAGAGATTCCCACGGCCTGTTTTCAGATGCTGCATACCAGGGCAAGTGATCCAGCTTGTGATGACTTCTTTCACCCAGCGAGTCAAGCCATTCGCTTACGTTTGCGCATTTAATACCCGCCTGTGCTGCGAATGCGAGGGCACCTCGTTCCAGATGTTCGATCGACTTGAGATGGGCTTCGCAGAACGATGGAGTATTTTCGCGACTGGAAAGGGGTTCCGTATTACCTTGTAAAGAATCAAGGCAGACGGCGGATTCATCGCTGCCATGTTTCCTTGTGGATGAGACTTTTGCAGCGGTAGTTGTTTTGGCTTTGCGTAATTTTTTAGAATCATTGACCGCGATGCGACCCTTCCGGTTTGTCAGGTCGCGGCAGACAGCATCCGCGAGCCGGTTCCAGAGCTGCGGCCCCGTAAACTCATGGATGTCCGTGTCGGAAGAATCCACGGAGAGATGCGGGATACCCAGAACCATGCGACCAACGAGCAGCGGACCAAACATAGGGCCGTATCCTGCTTCGTCAATGCCCGCGTAAACGTACATTTCAATCCTCTGACGTGATCATTCTGCCGCCGGTCCTGCCGAACTGGAATCGGAGGCGAGACGATTCTCGCTCCTTGACGAGGCGGCGGGTTCGATCATATCGGCCGTAGAAACATTTGCACCTCTTTGTGCGACTATTATGATGCGATGATGCTGACTCGCTTTTCAGCCATTGCTTCTCTGTTCGCATGGGTCGCGCCTGTGATGGCGCAGGATACCGGCCACGCCGAACGGAGCGACGGATGGCTTGGCGCAGTGTTTGCGATTGTGCTGGTGTTATGCGTAGCTGTGGTGGCGTTGAAAAGTTCCAAGCGAGGGCATCAGGATTGAGTTTCTGTTCCGCTTCATGAAAATAGCTGTGCAGTAATCGCGGAAAGATTCACTTACTCGAAAAGGAGAGCCGTCATGAACAAGCGGTCGTTAGGCGCACTGATCGCGCTGAACATCGTACTGGTGGTTGCATTGGCACTGGTGAGTTTTCTGCCTCAGCCGGCGGCGGCGCAGGCGTTTGGCAGGGCGCAATACATCATGGTCGCGGGCAGCGCCGTGGGGCGCGAGCTCGAATCGGTGATCTATATCATCGAGCTCAATACCGGGCGAGTCGCGGCGATTATCTTCCGCGGCAGCGATAATACCTTCGAGCCTATTGCAGGCCGAAACATCATGGAAGACTTAAACTCTGGAAAGCGTTGATTGTTATCCGTGTGATGATCTCTGATTTCACTGAACCCAAACATCAAGCGTTAAGGAACGCACCATGAATCGCATCCAACTTGCCTGCTTCGGATTGCTGACCTCTGCCTTTGTCCTCTCAGGAATCTTGCTGAGCGTACTGCCTGCCCGCCTCGAACCGCGTGCCAATGCGGAGTCACTCGTGGTGAGCCGGGATAACTTCACGATCATGACCGCCAAGACCCGCCAGAATGAAGAGTCGCTCTTTGTTCTGGAGAACTCATCGCAGAAGATGATCGTTTACTCGGTAGATCTTGGCCGTAAACGGATCGAGCCTTCCGGAGTTGCGGATCTGGCGAAAGTTTTTGGAATTTCCGATAAGTCGAACCGCAACGATAAAGGCGGGCGAGGCAGCCGGTGAGCAGGGGCATTTGGCCCGACATTCGATAAGATTAGAGAAATTCGATGCACGCCCCTGGTGTCATGGAGTCACCGGGGGCCGTGCTGTTTTCGAGTCACCCTATGACTTCACCAAGCTATAACGGGAATGATATCGACGCCGATCGTATCGCCGCACTCGGTCAGCGCGTGCTGGCCGGACATCTGCTATCGCGTCAGGAAGCCAGGGAGATCGCAGCTGTTCGCGGCGAAGACCTCTACGATCTCTTCTTCTGGGCAAACAAAATCCGCATCCGGTTTGTGGGACGTCAGGTGAAGTTCTGTTCGATCGTGGCAGCCAAGGTGGGTAATTGCAGCGAAGATTGCGGATATTGCTCGCAAAGCAGACATCACAAAACCCACGTTGCGCCGGCAAAGCTCACCGTGGATGAGATGATCGGCGCGATGGACCAGGCACTGTCGAACGGAGCTAATTCGTTCGGCATCGTCAACTCCGGACGCGGACCAACCGATCGAGAACTCGATTGGCTTGAGCCGTTCTACAAAAATGCGGTTGAAAACGGCAAGATTCGCCCGTGTGCGACGCTGGGGGAGCTTTCCCCTGAACACGCAGCCCGGTTGAAAGGCATGGGTGTCTTGCGGGTGAATCACAACCTTGAGACATCGCGCCGACATTTTGATCAGGTTGTTTCCACGCACAGCTACGAAGATCGTGTACGGACAATCGAAAACGCCAAGGCGGCCGGCTTATCGGTTTGCTCGGGTGGGATTTTCGGGATGGGTGAGGACTGGGAGGATCGCATTGACATGGCCCTCGATCTGCGGCGACTCGGCGCAGATGTGGTACCGATCAACTTTCTCAATGCAATCGCGGGTACACCGCTGTACAAGAAGCAGCCCGACCTGACGCCGATGGAGGCACTGCACATCATCGCACTGTATCGCTTTTTATTGCCTGATAAAGAGCTGAAGATCGCCGGTGGCCGGGAAAAAATCCTGCGGGATATGCAGAGCTGGATGTTTTTTGCGGGAGGCAGCAGTTTCCTGATCGGCAACTACCTTACGACCTTTGGTCGCTCGGCGCAGCAGGATCATCAAATGCTCGCGGACTTGGGTATGCCGTTCGAGACGTTCGATGAAGTCGAACATGAAGCGGAGCCGGTGATGAGAAACGCGGGACCAAGACAGGTTGCTCTACCAGTGGTGGGGTGAGCAGAGTTGGGTTCCAGCGGGTCGAGTTTTGTCCGGTGCAGGGCGGATAAGCCCCTGAGACAAATCTATTTTTCAATCCGCCACGCCAGTGCGTAGTCCCACTCCTCGTCGAGCTTATCCTTCCGCGTCACTTCGATGCGATACCGTCCGCGCGGCAGATTTTTTCGGTAAATCAACTCAACATTGTCGATCGAGCTGGCGGACTCATTCAGTACTTTCTCTCTGCCTTCGTCGTCTATCGCTACGAGCCGCAGATCGAAGTCGGCCAGACGCGGTGAATGATTCCAACGGGTGATGCCGGTCATCAGATCGGGAACTCGGCGGCCGTCGATCCTGCGGTTCCATACCAGCATGAGCGAT
This DNA window, taken from Phycisphaeraceae bacterium, encodes the following:
- the terL gene encoding phage terminase large subunit, whose amino-acid sequence is MNPTTSHRQFFAQKLLSTVRRDQARQFLEAFGRIYLPKYFQHPPSSMHKEMLQWLQEATRERGQRIAVAAPRGHAKSTLVSLTYVLWSICFKTDPFILIISSTTGQAEDLLSHLKVELEGNALLQADFPEACELPSKPGGPPRWKQGDIITRSGIRVVALGASSRVRGRRHRSHRPTLMILDDLEGDEHTDSPFRRAKLLHWFERAVLKAGEAQTNVVVVGTLLHYDSLLARLIDPRKSPRWRGKKYQAVTAWSAHPHLWEKWESIFHHREEHEGQSGPDAAGEFYREHEDEMLEGTQVLWPPHESYLKLMEVRAENRPAFDAEKQNEPIDPADCLFRDEDFHYWDDQYADAQELITTIRAKGRARIYGACDPSLGKAGRHRDDTAIVTLLRDDKTGILYVVDAEIRRLVPHEIIATIIQYERARSFNCFGVEAVQFQEVLADQLYNQARIEGVCLHVQKIHHTTDKIARIQKLQPLVKMGTIRFSRRHRLLLDQLRQFPKAAHDDGPDALAMAVDISDRIWIGPQRVGV
- a CDS encoding DNA modification methylase — protein: MLLRKIPASRINPAPYNPRKDLQPGDPEYEKLAKSIDQFGCVEPLVWNKRSGNLVGGHQRFKVLQARGDTHVQVSVVDLPPDQEKALNLALNKISGDWDPRKLAELLEELTQVPEFDLGLTGFEVTEAQDLIDEVLRPLDENRVEDFDVEAELAAQRPLVTKPGEMLELGDHRLLCGDCTKVEDVQKVMSGYPRKAVLFATDPPYLVGYDGLNHPSKSTDKKKQKNKNKDWSDSYGVTWDDADANPELYEKFIGVAIAEAVFPGAAWYCWHASRRQAMVEAAWQKHGAFVHQQILWVKDRPILTRSWYLWQHEPCFFGWVKPNKPPRTSDDFLPTVWQIPTVAVGAKTEHPTSKPVELFAIPMRQHTKRREVCYEPFAGSGSQLIAAESLGRRCFAIEISPRYCDVVVRRWIAWVGEAKAPSELLKRYRIKKEGR
- a CDS encoding recombinase family protein; its protein translation is MPQAAVSPKRFQEGITSAGDQPRFAVGYLRRSTDRQEQSIPDQKKSIEQYAEQHGFKTLRFYTDDAISGTSTVGRRAFQSLMADAKSRTCDFRFVIVYDVKRFGRIDNDEAGFYRHTLRTCGIEVRYVTENFTGDRTDDLLRPVKQWQAREESKDLSKVTIRGLLSKSESGAWMGGVPPLGYDLRYQSESGNFITHVRHMPDGSKQLFDEQWKRLRSLGRGESLAVSRKDRCFLVPSEQPRQDAVREIFRLYVEENRGFKAVADALNRAGIPSPRSAAWSERMKGKWSTTTVRAILVNPVYTGDMVWNRRTDARFHRIVEGQAIQREDVYANRLEPNEESDWIVVPDSHPALVNRRIWELAKAKREQQETSKQQRGINPRTGEKAGKLEPGGSMGGWTGPKAKYLLSGLVTCAKCGNRYEGHSQYLKGFDEEGKRKRHLGYACGGYIRHGANTCQIGRIGKEQLEDLVVAVVLDFYGTYTGKNARDKIAKVFAGEMGGEVREVGKIRQRYEERLQQIEQTVRNLLDNITSDNRRAADRRLLELAGERSEIEQKLDDLKHLALSTTQAKELIEHTARFIAGLKTALIEAPLDQRQAAIRRCVDTVVIDYTAGKARLALRSLPTVAGSSTAREVEHIEANLCISPATAEQANDAPKRK
- the bioB gene encoding biotin synthase BioB, which codes for MTSPSYNGNDIDADRIAALGQRVLAGHLLSRQEAREIAAVRGEDLYDLFFWANKIRIRFVGRQVKFCSIVAAKVGNCSEDCGYCSQSRHHKTHVAPAKLTVDEMIGAMDQALSNGANSFGIVNSGRGPTDRELDWLEPFYKNAVENGKIRPCATLGELSPEHAARLKGMGVLRVNHNLETSRRHFDQVVSTHSYEDRVRTIENAKAAGLSVCSGGIFGMGEDWEDRIDMALDLRRLGADVVPINFLNAIAGTPLYKKQPDLTPMEALHIIALYRFLLPDKELKIAGGREKILRDMQSWMFFAGGSSFLIGNYLTTFGRSAQQDHQMLADLGMPFETFDEVEHEAEPVMRNAGPRQVALPVVG